The following proteins are encoded in a genomic region of Pyrus communis chromosome 11, drPyrComm1.1, whole genome shotgun sequence:
- the LOC137708402 gene encoding uncharacterized protein, which translates to MAESNRVENRDEIQLHEYPAFFAAVRRGDWHETKKFLTLHPNAIKAMDRWGTALHNATIFGHEQIVEELVQLMTEEDLEMKDTKDSNGWTALAYAAKDNIKMVECMVTKNKNLLGIAVEPLRMTPILIAALHDRWNIVRYLYSFTPLQDLMPDNGPYGSELVSFCLFARQFDIAWDLLQHCPRLACTRGIQRSPLFAFARSPSAFPSGTSLKFWQWWIYNCIHVEPARSVGDFRINVLNQENEQGDQRNSTVLGLLQGLPSRLLEFLGINRIRELKLIHVRTRQILDCMCDVIKDLNDKELRAGYAYGTVYTAVQTGVVELVISLCKVRPELMFRGQAGKSIFHHSVACRQEKVYSLIYGVGQRNVVATLVDDTHNGVLHYAGMLSPLAKEKLDRIPGAALQMQRERQWYKEVESIMVQLSGTSNFNDAGLTPSKLFTEQHKELHGEGEKWMKDTSTSYTVVSALIITIMFVAAFTVPGGNNGETGFPIFLNKKLFMVFIVSDAISLFSSATSVLMFLGILTSRYAEDDFLKSLPTKMIIGLSTLFISIATMMVAFSSALFIMLQDKPLITYPIIFLAGVPVILFIGMQFPLLVEIFVSTYCEQLFDRKVKRWI; encoded by the exons ATGGCAGAGTCCAACCGAGTAGAAAACCGAG ATGAGATCCAGCTGCATGAGTATCCAGCTTTCTTCGCTGCTGTAAGGAGGGGTGATTGGCATGAAACGAAGAAGTTTCTTACCCTACACCCCAATGCAATAAAAGCAATGGATAGATGGGGAACAGCTCTTCACAACGCAACAATATTCGGGCACGAGCAAATTGTGGAAGAGCTGGTGCAGTTGATGACGGAGGAAGACTTGGAGATGAAAGATACTAAGGATAGTAATGGTTGGACGGCTCTTGCTTATGCTGCTAAAGACAACATCAAGATGGTTGAATGCATGGTTACGAAGAACAAGAATCTACTCGGTATTGCCGTAGAGCCCCTCCGAATGACCCCGATTCTCATCGCTGCTCTGCATGACCGATGGAATATAGTTCGGTACCTCTACTCTTTCACTCCACTTCAAGATCTAATGCCAGATAATGGCCCTTATGGCTCTGAACTTGTTAGCTTTTGTCTTTTTGCCAGACAATTTG ATATTGCATGGGACTTACTTCAGCATTGCCCACGCTTGGCATGTACTCGAGGCATACAAAGATCCCCTCTATTTGCATTTGCTCGTTCGCCCTCTGCATTTCCGAGTGGAACTTCGCTCAAATTTTGGCAATGGTGGATCTATAACT GTATACACGTAGAGCCTGCTCGTTCCGTCGGTGATTTTCGTATAAATGTTCTAAATCAAGAAAATGAACAAGGTGATCAAAGGAATAGCACAG TCTTGGGTTTATTACAAGGACTTCCATCGAGGCTTTTAGAGTTTTTGG GAATCAACCGTATTCGTGAATTGAAATTGATCCATGTGCGGACACGTCAAATTTTGGATTGCATGTGTGACGTGATAAAAGATTTAAATGATAAAGAATTGAGAGCAGGCTATGCATATGGAACAGTATACACAGCTGTCCAAACTGGGGTTGTTGAGCTCGTTATCTCTCTATGTAAAGTCAGACCAGAGTTAATGTTCAGAGGCCAGGCCGGAAAGTCCATATTTCATCATTCCGTTGCATGTCGTCAAGAAAAAGTTTACAGCCTTATATACGGGGTTGGTCAAAGAAATGTTGTTGCGACTTTGGTAGATGATACCCACAACGGCGTGCTACACTATGCGGGGATGTTATCTCCATTGGCAAAGGAAAAGCTTGATCGTATTCCAGGTGCAGCCTTGCAAATGCAGAGAGAAAGGCAATGGTACAAG GAGGTAGAGAGTATTATGGTTCAACTTTCGGGAACCTCAAATTTTAACGATGCTGGTTTGACACCCTCTAAATTATTTACCGAGCAACACAAGGAATTGCATGGGGAAGGAGAAAAGTGGATGAAAGATACATCAACTTCTTATACGGTTGTCAGTGCCCTCATTATTACAATCATGTTTGTTGCAGCATTCACAGTTCCAGGTGGAAACAATGGAGAAACAGGATTTCCCATATTCTTAAATAAAAAGCTATTTATGGTTTTTATAGTTTCAGATGCAATTTCACTATTTTCTTCTGCAACGTCAGTGTTGATGTTTTTGGGCATCCTTACGTCACGTTATGCTGAAGATGATTTCCTCAAATCCTTACCCACAAAGATGATAATAGGCCTTTCCACACTCTTCATCTCCATCGCCACCATGATGGTTGCCTTTTCTTCTGCCTTATTCATCATGCTTCAAGACAAACCATTGATCACTTATCCAATCATTTTCCTTGCTGGCGTTCCTGTCATTTTATTTATTGGGATGCAATTTCCCCTTCTCGTTGAGATTTTCGTGTCTACTTATTGTGAACAACTATTCGATAGGAAAGTCAAACGTTGGATATAA